Proteins encoded in a region of the Streptomyces sp. NBC_00258 genome:
- a CDS encoding winged helix-turn-helix domain-containing protein, producing MSGERSGEAGGKEFSRVFEGLRDRIADGTYPLGSRLPSQRELAEEFGVSRDTVQRVMKELQYGGWIMSRQGSGSCVSRVVTPKRAPSGTPSGTTPGWAVTLGPIISQAFEQPEVTLDVFTLTSESLNMHIGVQNERIRTGEISPRSIALRMLLPSEGLDVPYPRAKDDPDDPRLRDRLNDLTSRHTSSVRRILRALELEGLVQSVQLEIRYVQLTPTFKLYLLNGTDALHALYEPVERLIELDDGSEILAVDVLGFGAAMTHYVRGEAGSYGASSVDNMQSWFDSVWNLLAR from the coding sequence GTGAGTGGAGAGCGGAGCGGTGAGGCCGGAGGCAAGGAGTTCTCACGTGTCTTCGAGGGGCTGCGGGACCGGATAGCCGATGGGACGTATCCGCTGGGATCCCGTCTGCCGTCGCAGCGTGAACTCGCGGAGGAGTTCGGCGTCTCCCGGGACACCGTGCAGCGCGTGATGAAGGAGCTGCAGTACGGGGGATGGATCATGTCCCGTCAGGGCAGTGGGTCGTGTGTCTCCCGCGTGGTCACGCCGAAGCGCGCGCCGTCCGGGACGCCGAGCGGCACCACGCCGGGCTGGGCCGTCACGCTGGGACCCATCATCAGTCAGGCCTTTGAGCAGCCTGAAGTCACCCTCGACGTCTTTACGCTCACGTCCGAGTCCCTGAACATGCACATAGGCGTGCAGAACGAACGGATCCGCACGGGCGAGATCTCGCCACGGAGCATCGCCCTGCGCATGCTGCTGCCGTCCGAGGGTCTGGATGTGCCCTACCCGCGGGCGAAGGACGACCCGGACGATCCGAGGTTGCGGGACCGGCTCAACGATCTGACGAGCCGGCACACCTCCTCTGTGCGGCGCATCCTGAGGGCCCTGGAGCTCGAGGGTCTGGTGCAGAGCGTTCAGCTGGAGATTCGCTACGTGCAACTGACTCCCACGTTCAAGCTCTACCTGCTGAACGGAACCGACGCGTTGCACGCCCTGTACGAGCCGGTCGAGCGTCTCATCGAGCTGGACGACGGCAGCGAGATCCTTGCGGTCGACGTGCTGGGGTTCGGTGCAGCCATGACCCATTATGTCCGAGGCGAGGCGGGCTCCTACGGCGCCAGTTCTGTCGACAACATGCAGTCCTGGTTCGACTCCGTATGGAACCTGCTGGCGAGATGA
- a CDS encoding transposase family protein: MLVYPSAIDLSTVHLRHLSRVLTVRRREIGSRWRRLTPRCQALLALAHLRCGDTYAQLAAGFGIGIATVYRYVREAIDVLAALAPTLNEAMVMARSKAYVILDGTVLPISRIAADRPYYSGKKRHHGMNVQVLTDPFGRLLWALPALPGATHDLTAAREHGIIDAFAEAGLKCWADKAYQGAAGNVRVPFKGRRLKRWQRRHNATHAKIRCVGEQAMATLKSWRLLRKLRCSTNRITAIVKAVLTLHLAAASG, from the coding sequence GTGCTTGTCTACCCGTCGGCCATCGATCTGTCCACCGTGCACCTGCGTCACCTGAGTCGGGTGCTGACGGTGCGACGTCGGGAGATAGGCAGTCGGTGGCGGAGGCTGACTCCCCGATGCCAGGCCCTGCTCGCCCTGGCCCATCTGCGGTGTGGCGACACGTATGCGCAGCTCGCGGCCGGGTTCGGCATCGGGATTGCCACCGTGTACCGCTACGTCCGCGAGGCGATCGACGTTCTGGCCGCGCTTGCGCCCACGCTCAACGAGGCAATGGTGATGGCCCGTTCGAAGGCGTACGTGATCCTGGACGGCACCGTGCTGCCGATCAGCCGGATCGCCGCCGACCGGCCCTACTACTCCGGTAAGAAGCGGCATCACGGTATGAACGTTCAGGTGCTGACCGATCCGTTCGGACGGCTGCTGTGGGCGTTGCCTGCACTGCCCGGCGCGACACATGACCTGACGGCGGCACGCGAGCACGGAATCATTGACGCCTTTGCAGAGGCCGGCCTCAAGTGCTGGGCCGATAAGGCGTATCAGGGCGCGGCTGGGAACGTTCGAGTCCCGTTCAAGGGGCGACGCCTCAAGCGGTGGCAACGACGCCACAACGCCACCCACGCCAAGATCCGCTGCGTCGGTGAGCAGGCCATGGCCACGCTCAAGAGCTGGCGTCTGCTGCGGAAGTTGCGCTGCAGCACCAACCGCATCACCGCGATCGTCAAGGCCGTGCTCACTCTGCACCTCGCAGCCGCGTCAGGATGA